Proteins encoded together in one Methanobrevibacter sp. window:
- a CDS encoding glycosyltransferase family 2 protein, with amino-acid sequence MDYKISVIIPVYNAEETLKTAIESVINQSIGFDNIELIIVNDNSRDNSKKVIDSYSEKYENINGIHLEKNSGFPGKPRNIGIDNAHAPYLVFLDADDEYLPNAFEIYYNTITKEKSDFVMATHYWNLENDKVKVNILHESDEDYDLINFDPLLNEENFRKTTYYHVSPWGKIFDKNVIMKNNIRFLEDSLSEDAYFYYKTLINSKKITFLPNDALYIYNIADSNDSIIHSHNLKTFDAFLKGFEEVLKLLEDVPFKKTHPIRASVQSLILLFSNLTIKEKKENIHRVYELESTINEEIYLPLREVKLLNDEILKQHYTRAIILSEIYSKLYNNNFIRKFYRKFRYAIKHLLHL; translated from the coding sequence ATTATAAGATTAGTGTCATAATTCCAGTTTATAATGCTGAAGAAACATTAAAAACAGCTATTGAATCTGTTATTAATCAAAGCATTGGTTTTGATAATATCGAATTAATCATAGTTAATGATAACTCTAGAGATAATTCAAAAAAGGTCATTGATTCATATTCTGAAAAATATGAAAATATTAATGGAATTCATTTAGAAAAAAATTCAGGATTTCCAGGTAAACCTCGAAACATTGGTATTGACAATGCTCATGCCCCCTATTTAGTATTCTTAGATGCAGATGATGAGTATCTGCCAAATGCATTTGAAATCTACTACAACACAATTACTAAAGAGAAATCTGATTTTGTAATGGCTACTCATTATTGGAATCTTGAAAACGACAAAGTTAAAGTTAATATCTTACATGAAAGTGATGAAGATTATGATTTAATTAACTTTGACCCTTTATTAAATGAGGAAAATTTTAGAAAAACAACTTATTACCATGTGTCTCCTTGGGGAAAAATATTTGACAAAAATGTAATAATGAAAAATAACATTAGATTCCTTGAAGATTCATTATCTGAAGATGCCTATTTCTATTATAAAACGTTAATAAACTCTAAAAAAATTACATTCTTACCAAATGATGCGCTCTACATATATAATATTGCTGATTCAAACGACTCAATTATCCATTCACATAATTTAAAAACTTTCGATGCATTTTTAAAAGGATTTGAAGAAGTATTAAAATTACTTGAAGATGTGCCATTTAAAAAAACACATCCAATTCGAGCAAGTGTTCAAAGCCTGATATTATTATTTTCAAATTTGACTATAAAAGAAAAAAAAGAGAATATTCATAGAGTATATGAACTAGAATCGACCATTAATGAAGAAATTTATTTGCCTTTAAGAGAAGTAAAATTATTAAACGATGAAATCTTAAAGCAGCATTATACTCGTGCAATAATCCTTTCAGAAATATATTCAAAATTATACAACAATAATTTTATAAGAAAATTTTACAGAAAATTCAGATATGCAATCAAACATTTATTACATTTATAA
- a CDS encoding signal recognition particle subunit SRP19/SEC65 family protein produces the protein MITIWPQYLDKNLSLSEGRKVSKEYAVADPSLSDIERALKRLGLQYNIDRERAYPGKWYEKSGRILVEWEGTKLELLKEVSLKIKEIRN, from the coding sequence ATGATAACTATTTGGCCACAATACTTAGATAAAAACTTAAGCCTTTCCGAAGGCCGCAAGGTCTCAAAGGAATATGCCGTAGCGGATCCTAGCCTTTCAGATATCGAAAGGGCACTGAAAAGACTTGGTTTGCAATACAATATTGATAGAGAAAGAGCATATCCTGGAAAATGGTATGAAAAATCAGGCAGAATCCTTGTTGAATGGGAAGGCACAAAATTGGAATTGCTTAAGGAAGTTAGCCTAAAGATTAAGGAAATTAGAAACTGA
- the recJ gene encoding single-stranded-DNA-specific exonuclease RecJ yields MMQIPPLMHEQYWKACEIIENAEDIKIYSHIDCDGICSGAILSTTLDRQNKTHEIEFVNLDVLDDIELNHELTIFSDLGSGQRVDTNAKKGQKIIILDHHPPLRDLDYNEGKDYTYLEINPMHHGIDGSYYVCGGGLCYFLAKEFGYKDLSWIGVLSAIGDMQNTKTGHFEGLNEIIQQDAIDEGYLEVTKNDINIYGRNTRPLFVALSYFSDVKLPITNNTAETMAILEELGIDEKHNRKTLNELTMEEKGRLFQRLVEMISKVVPGKYVRYIPQLIIGDSYTFLNEDETSFLRDGSEFSTAMNACGRNREEIVAMEVLKGDRIEALDQLEAISKTHRYNLATSISKITENDEANIIEMENLQYFDGTGIKPEIVGTVTGMILGHCNWKKPIIGFTQTDEHGLKVSLRCSRLLSYDGIHFGSIIREISSEVGGTGGGHAMACGAYIPLDKKSEFIERFNEELTGKLTN; encoded by the coding sequence ATTATGCAGATACCACCATTAATGCACGAACAGTACTGGAAAGCATGTGAAATCATAGAAAATGCCGAAGACATCAAGATATATTCCCACATTGACTGCGACGGAATCTGTTCAGGTGCAATATTATCAACCACACTTGACAGACAAAATAAGACCCATGAAATCGAATTTGTCAATTTGGATGTCCTGGATGATATCGAACTAAATCATGAGCTTACGATATTTTCCGATTTGGGTTCAGGCCAACGTGTCGACACCAATGCCAAAAAAGGGCAAAAAATCATCATTCTGGACCACCACCCTCCCTTAAGAGACCTTGACTATAATGAGGGCAAAGATTACACTTACCTGGAAATCAACCCAATGCATCATGGAATTGACGGATCATATTACGTTTGCGGCGGAGGACTATGCTATTTTCTTGCAAAAGAATTTGGATATAAGGATTTGAGCTGGATTGGAGTCCTATCAGCCATCGGAGATATGCAGAATACAAAAACAGGCCATTTTGAAGGATTGAATGAAATCATTCAACAGGATGCAATCGATGAAGGTTATCTTGAAGTTACCAAAAATGACATTAACATCTATGGAAGGAACACAAGACCGCTATTCGTCGCCCTTTCCTATTTCAGTGACGTTAAACTGCCAATCACAAACAACACTGCAGAAACCATGGCCATTCTAGAAGAATTGGGAATCGACGAGAAGCACAACAGGAAAACATTGAATGAGCTGACAATGGAAGAGAAAGGAAGGCTTTTCCAAAGGCTTGTTGAGATGATCTCAAAAGTGGTTCCCGGAAAATATGTGAGATACATTCCTCAATTAATAATCGGAGATTCATACACATTTCTCAATGAAGACGAAACCAGCTTTTTAAGGGACGGTTCCGAGTTCTCAACTGCCATGAATGCATGCGGAAGGAACCGTGAAGAAATTGTAGCCATGGAAGTTTTAAAAGGAGATAGGATTGAAGCATTGGACCAGCTTGAAGCAATCAGCAAAACCCACAGATACAACTTGGCCACATCAATATCTAAAATTACTGAAAATGATGAGGCAAACATCATTGAAATGGAAAACCTGCAATATTTTGACGGGACAGGAATCAAACCAGAAATCGTCGGAACAGTAACAGGCATGATTTTAGGACACTGCAACTGGAAAAAGCCAATCATAGGATTTACGCAAACTGATGAACATGGCCTGAAGGTTTCCCTCAGGTGCTCCAGACTGCTTTCATATGACGGAATTCATTTTGGAAGCATTATCCG
- a CDS encoding uroporphyrinogen-III synthase, which translates to MSKPVVAITRPKDRAKKACDIVENLGGEAILAPTLDLEPINSESLKELVERKDELDWIVFTSPTTIVSLNKFYPEFLKNLDCKLAVIGNKTGKLAEKNGLTVDLMPRDFTAEGLIEEFKNLNITGKTIGIPRTASARPILPESLRELGNEVILAEAYKSLFPMDKKAVKELIDKIESKEIDAITFTSPLTVETFFEIAEDKQKLAKLLNDNLLTVCIGPITARVLEKYDIAYIYPDTYTVPDMMELLFKTWREENE; encoded by the coding sequence ATGTCAAAACCTGTAGTTGCAATAACAAGGCCAAAGGATAGGGCAAAAAAGGCTTGTGATATTGTTGAAAACCTAGGTGGCGAAGCAATTCTTGCGCCCACACTTGATTTGGAACCAATCAACAGCGAATCCTTAAAGGAATTGGTCGAAAGGAAAGATGAGCTTGACTGGATTGTATTCACATCACCGACAACAATCGTTTCGCTGAACAAATTCTACCCAGAATTTTTAAAGAATTTAGATTGTAAATTGGCCGTTATTGGAAATAAAACTGGGAAACTAGCTGAAAAAAATGGCTTGACTGTTGATTTGATGCCTCGAGATTTTACGGCTGAAGGACTAATCGAAGAGTTTAAAAACCTCAATATTACTGGAAAGACCATTGGAATTCCAAGAACTGCCTCTGCAAGGCCGATTTTGCCCGAAAGTTTAAGGGAACTTGGAAATGAAGTGATTTTAGCCGAAGCATATAAGTCATTATTTCCGATGGATAAAAAAGCGGTCAAAGAGCTTATCGATAAAATCGAAAGCAAAGAAATTGATGCGATTACATTTACAAGCCCTCTGACTGTTGAAACCTTCTTTGAAATAGCTGAAGATAAACAGAAACTAGCTAAACTTTTAAACGACAATTTATTGACAGTCTGTATTGGTCCGATTACTGCAAGGGTTCTGGAAAAATACGATATTGCCTACATTTACCCTGACACTTACACCGTTCCCGACATGATGGAATTATTATTTAAGACATGGAGAGAAGAAAATGAATGA
- a CDS encoding glycosyltransferase, with the protein MNDKISIILPIFNVGDHLKGGIDSLINQTIGNENLEIIMVNDCSTDGSGDIIDEYAEKYDCCVAIHHETNSGGAHTPRNTGIEASTGDYIMFLDPDDRYTPDACETLYDAVKEYDAQMAFGRFRRIFEYGGYVQKSYSPYKDDLESTYPDETFESANFLDIPDVVWDNVVERVLYGKTLEVTYPRDKPLDVIHVDNIEQEPDLLKMQPSVWCKIYKRELIMDNDIRFKPYVSGDDMAFTLEALLNAKGIVYLNNFISYDYYIRDLPNDKSITNNVNVRLLDELMEAYIYCRKKTEGFSKEVQTVSVNPHLLHWMHTWKNSPFTKEENKLLLKKVNRLKKIHKSDLKTRMLLSSMTTALESKIMTSKE; encoded by the coding sequence ATGAATGATAAGATAAGCATTATTTTGCCAATTTTTAATGTTGGAGACCATCTCAAAGGTGGAATCGACTCTCTTATAAATCAAACTATTGGAAACGAGAATCTGGAAATCATAATGGTCAATGATTGCTCAACTGATGGATCAGGAGACATCATTGATGAGTATGCTGAAAAATACGATTGCTGCGTTGCAATACATCACGAGACAAACAGCGGCGGAGCGCACACCCCCCGCAACACAGGTATTGAAGCATCAACCGGTGACTACATCATGTTTTTAGACCCCGATGACAGATACACCCCTGATGCCTGTGAAACATTATATGATGCGGTTAAAGAATATGACGCTCAAATGGCATTCGGACGCTTCAGGAGAATATTCGAGTATGGAGGATATGTCCAAAAGTCATACTCCCCCTACAAGGACGACCTGGAAAGCACATATCCTGATGAGACCTTTGAGTCTGCAAACTTCCTGGACATCCCCGATGTGGTTTGGGACAATGTCGTTGAAAGAGTTTTATACGGCAAAACATTGGAAGTCACCTACCCTAGAGACAAGCCGCTGGATGTAATCCATGTCGACAATATCGAACAGGAACCTGACCTGTTGAAAATGCAGCCATCCGTATGGTGCAAAATCTACAAAAGGGAATTGATAATGGACAATGACATACGATTCAAGCCATACGTTTCAGGAGATGACATGGCATTTACCCTGGAAGCTCTCCTAAACGCAAAGGGAATCGTGTATCTGAACAATTTCATTTCCTACGACTATTACATTCGTGACTTGCCTAACGACAAGTCAATCACAAATAACGTTAACGTGAGGCTTTTGGATGAACTGATGGAAGCCTACATCTATTGCAGAAAGAAAACCGAAGGATTTTCAAAAGAGGTGCAGACAGTGTCCGTCAATCCTCACCTGCTTCACTGGATGCACACCTGGAAGAATTCCCCTTTTACAAAAGAGGAAAACAAGCTGTTGCTTAAAAAAGTGAATAGGCTTAAAAAAATCCATAAAAGCGACTTGAAAACCAGAATGCTGCTAAGTTCAATGACAACAGCATTAGAGTCCAAAATAATGACTTCAAAGGAGTAA
- a CDS encoding acyltransferase, producing MKTKKERIFYYDFLRAFAIIAVIVCHVDLFLGPLTTQAQIIGQMTFHDLGRVGVPIFLMISGALLLNREYDLKDFLKRRFARIVYPFIFWIILIMAQLLYLHTSREGMWNTFIGHPSITWYFWTLIGIYLFIPIINTFIKKYGEKGCKYFLAIWFFTIILKTFSSYPLFPDFNLDCFAGYVGYPVLGYYLNTKEFRLSDKKMCIIGLVMLIISLAVFVYLDYRKMSYISLIYLNVPIVFMGSGMYLFVRYLDRITSFKHIKDNFIGKMIVSISICSYGMYFSHPIIIRILESFEIKSNLLFPVMFVLTIFLSWLLPYVFSKIPYIKKVCGV from the coding sequence ATGAAGACTAAAAAAGAGCGAATTTTTTATTATGATTTCTTAAGGGCATTTGCAATAATTGCAGTTATCGTTTGCCATGTGGACCTTTTTTTAGGTCCGCTGACAACTCAAGCCCAAATCATTGGCCAGATGACATTCCATGACCTTGGAAGAGTCGGCGTCCCTATCTTTTTAATGATTAGCGGAGCATTGCTTTTAAATAGGGAATATGACCTCAAGGATTTCTTAAAAAGAAGATTTGCCAGAATCGTTTATCCGTTCATCTTCTGGATCATACTGATAATGGCTCAGCTTTTGTATTTGCATACCAGCCGTGAGGGAATGTGGAACACATTCATTGGACATCCCTCAATAACATGGTATTTCTGGACTCTTATCGGAATTTACCTCTTCATACCAATCATCAACACATTCATAAAAAAATATGGAGAGAAAGGCTGCAAATATTTCCTGGCCATCTGGTTTTTCACAATCATCCTGAAAACATTCAGCTCTTATCCGCTGTTTCCTGATTTCAACCTAGACTGCTTTGCGGGATACGTTGGATATCCCGTCTTGGGCTATTACCTGAATACCAAGGAATTCAGACTGTCCGATAAGAAGATGTGCATTATCGGATTGGTTATGCTAATCATTTCACTGGCCGTATTCGTCTATCTGGATTACCGCAAGATGAGCTACATCTCACTCATCTATTTGAATGTACCTATAGTGTTTATGGGGTCTGGAATGTATCTATTCGTCAGATACCTTGACAGAATCACCTCATTTAAGCACATCAAGGACAATTTCATAGGAAAAATGATCGTTTCGATAAGCATTTGCAGCTACGGAATGTATTTCTCCCATCCAATAATCATAAGAATCCTGGAGTCATTCGAAATCAAATCAAACCTGCTGTTCCCAGTGATGTTTGTCCTGACAATATTCCTGTCATGGCTGCTTCCATATGTCTTCTCAAAAATTCCATACATTAAAAAGGTTTGTGGAGTATAG
- the glf gene encoding UDP-galactopyranose mutase: protein MSDYKYVIVGAGLSGLTIAERIANELDEEVLVIEKRKHIGGNVYDFYDDGLLIQKYGPHIYHTNEKKVHDYLSQFTEWNDYVHRVLSYVDGKLVPMPICIDTLNALYDLDLDEESMKEWIEEHKEDIDEVKSSEDVVLKNAGRDIYDKLFKNYTEKQWGTSAANLSSSVISRIPFRFNHDDRYFADTYQGMPKEGFTKMCENMIKSDNIHVGLNSDYKDYIDKIDYETLIYTGPIDYFYDYKYGELLYRCLNFVYEILDEDSYQDVAVVNYPNDPYFTRITEFKKLTWQEVKDKTAIMREYPGFNGEKCYPYPTQEYLDKFKLYKAEMEKEENVIFAGRLAKYKYYNMDLVVKDALEIFENQIK, encoded by the coding sequence ATGTCTGATTATAAATATGTTATCGTTGGAGCTGGACTTTCCGGCCTTACGATAGCCGAAAGAATTGCTAACGAATTGGATGAAGAGGTATTGGTTATCGAAAAGAGAAAGCACATCGGCGGAAACGTCTATGACTTTTATGACGATGGATTATTAATTCAAAAATACGGGCCTCACATCTACCACACCAATGAAAAGAAGGTCCATGATTATCTCTCACAGTTTACCGAATGGAACGACTACGTTCACAGGGTCTTAAGCTACGTGGATGGAAAGCTCGTTCCAATGCCTATCTGCATTGACACCTTGAATGCCCTCTATGACCTTGATTTGGATGAAGAGTCAATGAAGGAGTGGATTGAAGAGCACAAGGAAGACATCGATGAGGTGAAATCATCAGAAGATGTTGTCTTGAAAAATGCCGGCCGTGACATTTACGACAAGCTGTTTAAAAACTATACTGAAAAGCAGTGGGGAACTTCAGCGGCTAATCTGAGCTCCAGCGTCATTTCAAGAATCCCATTCAGATTCAATCACGATGACAGGTACTTTGCAGACACATATCAGGGAATGCCCAAGGAAGGATTTACCAAAATGTGCGAAAACATGATCAAATCAGACAATATACATGTCGGGCTGAATTCAGACTACAAGGACTATATCGACAAGATTGACTATGAGACATTGATATATACCGGCCCTATCGATTACTTTTATGATTACAAATATGGAGAACTTTTATACAGATGTTTAAACTTCGTATATGAAATCTTAGATGAGGATTCATATCAGGATGTTGCGGTTGTCAACTATCCGAATGACCCCTACTTCACAAGGATTACAGAATTCAAAAAACTAACTTGGCAGGAAGTTAAAGACAAGACCGCAATCATGAGAGAATATCCCGGATTCAATGGCGAGAAATGCTATCCTTATCCGACACAGGAATATCTCGACAAGTTCAAATTATACAAAGCGGAAATGGAAAAAGAGGAAAATGTCATCTTTGCCGGAAGACTGGCCAAATACAAATACTACAATATGGACCTAGTCGTTAAAGATGCATTGGAAATCTTTGAAAATCAGATTAAATAG